From the genome of Proteus vulgaris, one region includes:
- a CDS encoding HlyD family secretion protein — protein sequence MKNQKKSRFFVYGIILIAIIAAGVFWWKSQAPTLPSGFAQSNGRIEATEIDISTKSPGRIDSILVQEGDFVKAGEVLANMDTRTLKEQLHEVQAQLNQAKSSVVTAQSALSQRNSEQLAAQAVVRQRIAELDAAQKRLNRSRALVKTNAISIQQLDDDIARTEGARAAVEAAKAQETATVAAIESAKAGIIQANTKVDAATATERRIMAELDDSILKAPRNGRVQYRVAEPGEVLGAGGRVLNMVDLSDVYMTFFLPTEAAGQAALGSDVHIILDAAPHIVIPAKTTYVASVAQFTPKTVETDNERLKLMFRVRARISPELLEKHLEYVKTGLPGRAYIRLDNNQSWPTDLEVKLPQ from the coding sequence ATGAAAAATCAAAAAAAGAGTCGTTTTTTTGTTTACGGTATTATTCTTATCGCGATAATTGCTGCCGGTGTTTTTTGGTGGAAATCCCAAGCACCGACACTTCCTTCTGGATTTGCTCAAAGTAATGGGAGAATAGAAGCAACCGAAATTGATATATCAACAAAAAGTCCAGGAAGAATAGACTCTATTTTAGTGCAAGAAGGTGATTTTGTTAAAGCGGGTGAAGTTTTAGCCAATATGGATACTCGTACACTTAAAGAACAACTTCATGAAGTTCAAGCACAATTAAATCAAGCAAAAAGCAGTGTTGTTACTGCTCAATCTGCATTATCACAACGTAACAGCGAACAACTTGCTGCCCAAGCGGTGGTTCGTCAACGTATTGCTGAACTGGATGCAGCACAAAAAAGGCTCAATCGTTCTCGCGCATTAGTAAAAACCAATGCTATTTCTATTCAACAATTAGATGATGATATCGCCAGAACTGAAGGGGCTAGAGCTGCCGTTGAAGCTGCCAAAGCGCAAGAAACGGCAACCGTAGCTGCTATTGAATCTGCAAAAGCGGGCATTATTCAAGCAAATACAAAAGTAGATGCCGCAACAGCAACCGAAAGACGCATCATGGCTGAATTAGATGACAGTATTTTAAAAGCCCCTCGTAATGGTCGTGTTCAATATCGTGTTGCTGAGCCAGGCGAAGTTTTAGGCGCTGGCGGTCGTGTGTTAAATATGGTTGATTTAAGTGATGTTTATATGACCTTCTTTTTACCAACTGAAGCGGCAGGTCAAGCAGCTTTAGGTAGTGACGTTCATATTATTTTAGATGCAGCCCCTCATATTGTTATTCCTGCAAAAACGACTTATGTCGCTAGTGTTGCTCAATTTACGCCTAAAACGGTTGAAACGGATAATGAAAGACTGAAATTGATGTTTCGTGTAAGAGCGAGAATTTCACCTGAGTTACTTGAAAAACATCTTGAATATGTAAAAACCGGATTACCAGGTCGTGCTTATATTCGATTAGATAACAATCAATCTTGGCCAACTGATTTAGAGGTGAAATTACCACAATGA
- the rbbA gene encoding ribosome-associated ATPase/putative transporter RbbA, protein MRTQSHSHIIELTHVSQHYGDTKALDDVTLTIPAGKMVGLIGPDGVGKSSLISLISGAREIQTGQVIVLNGDMNDVEHRRAVCPRIAYMPQGLGKNLYHTLSVFENVDFFGRLFGQSKQERAERINDLLESTGLAPFRDRPAGKLSGGMKQKLGLCCALIHDPELLILDEPTTGVDPLSRAQFWELINRIRKRQTNMSVLVATAYMEEAERFDWLVAMDAGKVLATGHANELKAQTHTDELEAAFIELLPEEKKKNHQKVIIPPRDKSDDDVIAIEAKDLTMRFGQFVAVDHVSFRIPKGEIFGFLGSNGCGKSTTMKMLTGLLEASEGRAWLFGQEVDPKDIETRRRVGYMSQAFSLYSELTVRQNLELHAKLFHIPEEEIPLQVKAMSERFNLTDVEDVLPDGLPLGIRQRLSLAVAVIHKPEMLILDEPTSGVDPIARDMFWNLMVDLSRRDGVTIFISTHFMNEAARCDRMSLMHAGKVLVTDTPSNLVKNSQFDTLEEVFIDYLKKASGEQENPELNEKTLQLPASSDESAEKALKQRFSLRRLFSYSIREGMELRRDPVRLTLALLGTVILMFIMGYGISMDVENLRFGIMDRDQTGLSQAYSQNLSGSRYFIEKAPITDYDQLERRLRSGDITVAIEIPPNFARDVAKGNTVKIGVWIDGAMPNRAETVRGYIQAMHLTWMLDMAMRQPTNVVDKLSPINIETRYRYNPDVKSLPAIVPAVIPLLLMMIPAMLSALSVVREKELGSIINLYVTPVTKAEFLLGKQFPYILLGMFNFFMLCALSVFVFGVSFKGSMLTLSLGALLYITIATGMGLLISCFMKSQIAAIFGTSIITLIPATQFSGMIDPVSSLEGIGKWIGHVYPTSHFLTIARGTFSKGLNLFDLPWSFIPLLITIPIVIGLSVFFLKKQEA, encoded by the coding sequence ATGAGAACGCAAAGTCATTCTCATATCATTGAATTGACTCATGTATCCCAACATTATGGCGATACCAAAGCACTTGATGATGTGACATTGACTATTCCAGCAGGAAAAATGGTCGGCCTAATAGGCCCTGACGGTGTAGGTAAATCGAGTTTAATTTCTCTTATCTCAGGAGCCAGAGAGATTCAAACAGGGCAAGTCATTGTTTTAAATGGTGATATGAATGATGTTGAACATCGAAGGGCTGTTTGTCCTCGTATTGCTTATATGCCACAAGGATTAGGTAAAAACCTTTATCACACACTTTCTGTTTTTGAAAACGTTGATTTTTTTGGCCGTCTATTTGGTCAATCAAAACAAGAACGAGCAGAGCGTATAAACGACTTACTTGAAAGTACGGGTTTAGCGCCGTTTCGTGACAGACCAGCAGGTAAACTTTCTGGTGGGATGAAACAGAAACTGGGTTTATGTTGTGCATTAATTCATGATCCTGAATTACTTATTCTAGATGAACCGACAACAGGGGTTGACCCTTTATCTCGTGCTCAATTTTGGGAGTTAATTAATCGTATCCGTAAACGCCAAACAAACATGAGCGTGTTAGTTGCGACTGCTTACATGGAAGAGGCTGAGCGCTTTGATTGGCTGGTTGCTATGGATGCCGGAAAAGTTTTAGCAACAGGTCATGCCAATGAATTAAAAGCACAAACTCATACGGATGAATTAGAAGCCGCTTTTATTGAGTTGTTACCTGAAGAAAAGAAAAAGAATCATCAAAAAGTAATTATTCCTCCTAGAGATAAAAGCGACGATGATGTGATTGCCATTGAAGCTAAAGATCTAACCATGCGTTTTGGTCAATTTGTTGCGGTTGATCATGTGAGCTTTCGTATTCCTAAAGGCGAAATTTTTGGATTTTTGGGATCAAATGGTTGTGGTAAATCAACCACAATGAAAATGCTGACGGGATTATTAGAGGCTAGTGAGGGGCGAGCTTGGTTATTTGGTCAAGAAGTTGACCCTAAAGATATCGAAACTCGTCGTCGAGTGGGGTATATGTCGCAAGCCTTTTCACTTTATAGTGAATTAACGGTACGACAAAATCTAGAATTACATGCCAAACTTTTCCATATTCCTGAAGAAGAAATTCCTCTACAAGTTAAGGCGATGAGTGAGCGTTTTAATTTAACTGATGTTGAAGATGTCCTTCCTGATGGTTTGCCATTAGGTATTCGCCAACGTTTATCCCTTGCAGTCGCAGTTATTCATAAACCTGAGATGTTGATACTGGATGAACCAACCTCAGGGGTTGACCCTATTGCTCGAGATATGTTCTGGAACTTGATGGTTGACTTATCAAGACGTGACGGTGTCACTATTTTTATTTCAACCCATTTCATGAATGAAGCCGCACGCTGTGACCGAATGTCACTTATGCATGCGGGTAAAGTTTTAGTCACTGATACTCCGAGTAATTTAGTCAAAAATAGTCAATTTGATACCCTTGAAGAAGTCTTTATTGATTATCTTAAGAAGGCATCGGGTGAACAGGAAAACCCTGAACTTAATGAAAAAACACTACAACTTCCCGCATCTAGCGATGAAAGTGCAGAAAAAGCCTTAAAACAACGATTTAGTCTACGACGTTTATTTAGCTATAGTATTCGTGAAGGAATGGAGTTGCGTCGTGATCCTGTGCGTCTAACACTGGCGTTATTAGGAACGGTTATTCTCATGTTTATTATGGGATATGGAATTAGCATGGACGTTGAAAACTTACGCTTTGGTATAATGGATAGAGACCAAACGGGTTTAAGTCAAGCATATAGCCAAAATCTGTCAGGTTCTCGTTATTTTATTGAAAAAGCACCAATCACTGATTATGACCAACTTGAACGTCGGCTACGTAGTGGCGATATCACCGTTGCAATTGAAATTCCGCCTAACTTTGCCCGTGATGTTGCAAAGGGAAATACTGTAAAAATAGGCGTTTGGATAGATGGTGCGATGCCAAATCGAGCTGAAACAGTACGTGGTTATATTCAGGCAATGCACTTAACATGGATGCTTGATATGGCAATGCGTCAACCAACAAACGTGGTTGATAAATTATCACCAATTAATATCGAAACACGTTATCGTTATAATCCAGATGTAAAAAGCTTACCTGCTATTGTACCGGCTGTTATCCCACTTTTATTAATGATGATCCCTGCAATGTTAAGTGCATTGAGTGTGGTACGTGAAAAAGAGCTGGGTTCTATTATTAATCTTTATGTTACACCTGTTACCAAGGCTGAGTTTTTATTAGGTAAACAATTTCCTTATATTTTATTGGGAATGTTTAACTTTTTTATGCTCTGTGCGCTTTCAGTCTTTGTATTTGGCGTCAGTTTTAAAGGCAGTATGCTTACGCTCTCTTTAGGGGCATTGCTCTATATTACGATCGCAACAGGGATGGGGTTATTAATCTCTTGTTTCATGAAAAGTCAGATTGCCGCTATTTTTGGTACTTCAATTATTACCTTAATTCCAGCAACACAATTTTCAGGAATGATTGACCCTGTTTCATCATTAGAAGGCATTGGTAAATGGATAGGGCATGTTTATCCGACTTCTCATTTCTTAACTATCGCAAGAGGGACTTTTTCTAAAGGATTAAACCTTTTTGATTTGCCTTGGTCTTTTATTCCTTTGCTTATTACTATCCCTATCGTAATTGGGCTAAGTGTCTTTTTCTTGAAAAAGCAGGAGGCTTAA